The Candidatus Alcyoniella australis genome segment CGGCCAGCGGCAGCAGGCTTGCACGGTCGGCGAATAAATAGCCGCTGGTGACCAGCTCGGGCAGCACCGCCAGCTCGACGTCGATTGTACGCAAACGGCGCTCGATGCGCCGCAGGTTTTCCTCGCGTTGGCCGTTGAGCACGTCGATTTGCACCACTGCGATCTTCATCAATCCGATTTTTAGCCATCTGGCGGCTGTGGGGCAAGCGATTGTGCTGCGCCGCGCGTTGTGATACCCCCAAGACAATGCTCAGACCCCGTATTTTTCGCGTGCTGTTGGTCGTGCTGCTGGCGCTGTCTTGCACGGCTGCGGCCGATTCTGATCAATCCCGGATCGAGTTGTGCCGCAGCGAGTTCAACGCGGCCCACTCGGCCTTTGAGCGCGGCCGTTATGATCGGGCCCTGGCCGGGTTCGAGGGTCTGTGCGGGCGCTACGCGGAAATGGAGGATTACCTGCTGTACTACGCTGCGCTGTGTGCCCAGCGGCTGGACAGTCCAGGGCAGGTGCTCGATTTCGCCCAGCGGCTGATCGAGCTGGATGGGTACAGCCGACTTGTGGAGCAGGCGCAGGAACTACAGCTCTACGCGCTGATCGATCTGGGGAGCTACTCCCGGGCCGAGCAGCTCGCCACGCAGCAGCTCGAAGCGCAGGAGCATCCCGGCGACTCACGGCTGCGCTTTATCCGCGCGCGAGCCCTGGAGGGGCGCGGCCAATACGCGGCCGCGGCTCACGAGTACTTGCTGCTCACCGCGATGTTCAAGGGAAATCGTTGGCACGACGAGGCACAGCAGCGGCTGCGGTTGCTGCAAAGTCGTGAACTCGCGTCCCAACCAAAGCTCTCGTCGCAGGAACTACTCGAGGTGGCGCGCAGCCACTTTGGCCGCGATCATCCGCGGACCGCGGGCTATTACGGTCAGCAGCTTATCGAGCGTGGGGCGCGTGGGGCCGCGGCGGCCGAGGCCACGGTCTACTACGCCAATCGATTGAGCAAGTCGCGCAACAGGCGCGATCGCGACAAGGCGTTGGAGCTGTTCAACAAGGTGCTCGCCGAGTATAAGCAGCACGAGCAGTGGGTGGCCGCGGCGCTCTACCTCTCGACGCCGCTGCTCTCCGACTCCGAGGCCGACCAACGCAAGGCCGCGTTGTTGGAGCGCTACCCCCAGAGCCACTGGGCAGCCTGGGCTGCCTACGACTTGGCGGACGCGGCTTGGGACGCTCACGATTTCGTTTCAGCGGCAGAGCTGTTTTTGTACTGCGCCGAGAATTTCGAGCAGTTCGAGCGTCGGGGGGATGCCCTGTGGCGCGGCGGCTTTGCCTCGTACATGACCGGGCAGTACAGCAACGCGGTGCGGGCGCTGGAGGCATCGGCCGATGTGGAAAGCGACTCTGAGGACGTGCAGCGCGCCCTGTTCTGGGCGGCCCGTGCTTGTGAGGCGCGCGGCGACCGGCCCGGCGCGGCCCTGGGCTACTTCGCGGTGCTCGACCAGGGGCCGCACGAGTACTACGGTCTGCTGGCGCGTGAACGACTGCGGTCCATGGGCGTGCCGCCGCTGGTCCGCTCCGAGCGATTCGATTTGGGCGGCGCGGCCCCGTCCCTGGGCGCGCTGGCGCCCGCGGGCATGGCCCTGCCCACGACGGACGATGCAGCGGGGTTGGTCCACACGGCGCAGGCGCAAGAGGAGGGATTCGCGGCCTTCCATTTGCTGCGGCTGCGCGAGCAGCTGGCCATGGGGTTGATCGATCAGGCCCAGCTCGAGGTGCAGGCGCTGCGCAGCGCGCGGGACTACGGCGGAGTAAGCGCATCGGCTTTGCTCTCTGAGGCGCTGTGGGACGAGCAGCAGCTGCTGAGCAGTCTGATCGTGGCCAACTACGCGCAGCGCCTGGCCGGGCTCAGCGGGTTGCCCGATCCCCATGGCGTGCTGTGGAGCCTGCGGCTGCCCAAGCCGTACTTTGAGACGGTCAAGTTGATGGCCGAGGACAACGGCGTGGATCCCTACCTGATGATGGGGTTGATGCGCCAGGAGAGCGCGTTCCAAAGCGGGGTCACCAGCCGTTCGGGCGCGCGCGGCCTGATGCAGGTTATGCCCTCCACGGGTAAGTACATCGCGCGCAAGCTCGGCGTGCTCGAGCGCTACAAGCACGCCTTGCTGTACCAGCCCGATGTGTCGATCGCCCTGGGCTGCTGGTACATCGGGCATTTGCAGGGAATCGCGGACAACGACGCGGTGCGCACCGTGGCCTCGTACAACGGCGGTCCGGGCAACGCGGCCAAGTGGTGGCCGCGCTTTTCCGGGATGGAGCAGGCCGCGGCCGTGGAGCTGATCCCACTGCGCGAGACGCGCAACTACGTCAAATACGTTATGCGCAACTGGAGCCTGTACCGCGAGCGCTATTTAAGCTA includes the following:
- a CDS encoding lytic transglycosylase domain-containing protein, whose protein sequence is MLRPRIFRVLLVVLLALSCTAAADSDQSRIELCRSEFNAAHSAFERGRYDRALAGFEGLCGRYAEMEDYLLYYAALCAQRLDSPGQVLDFAQRLIELDGYSRLVEQAQELQLYALIDLGSYSRAEQLATQQLEAQEHPGDSRLRFIRARALEGRGQYAAAAHEYLLLTAMFKGNRWHDEAQQRLRLLQSRELASQPKLSSQELLEVARSHFGRDHPRTAGYYGQQLIERGARGAAAAEATVYYANRLSKSRNRRDRDKALELFNKVLAEYKQHEQWVAAALYLSTPLLSDSEADQRKAALLERYPQSHWAAWAAYDLADAAWDAHDFVSAAELFLYCAENFEQFERRGDALWRGGFASYMTGQYSNAVRALEASADVESDSEDVQRALFWAARACEARGDRPGAALGYFAVLDQGPHEYYGLLARERLRSMGVPPLVRSERFDLGGAAPSLGALAPAGMALPTTDDAAGLVHTAQAQEEGFAAFHLLRLREQLAMGLIDQAQLEVQALRSARDYGGVSASALLSEALWDEQQLLSSLIVANYAQRLAGLSGLPDPHGVLWSLRLPKPYFETVKLMAEDNGVDPYLMMGLMRQESAFQSGVTSRSGARGLMQVMPSTGKYIARKLGVLERYKHALLYQPDVSIALGCWYIGHLQGIADNDAVRTVASYNGGPGNAAKWWPRFSGMEQAAAVELIPLRETRNYVKYVMRNWSLYRERYLSYDPNPPIRLLLTTVD